The following proteins are encoded in a genomic region of Rattus rattus isolate New Zealand chromosome 2, Rrattus_CSIRO_v1, whole genome shotgun sequence:
- the Rps6kb2 gene encoding ribosomal protein S6 kinase beta-2, with product MAAVFDLDLETEEGSEGEGEPEFNPADVCPLGELRAAGLETVGHYEEVELTESSVNLGPERIGPHCFELLSVLGKGGYGKVFQVRKVQGTNLGKIYAMKVLRKAKIVCSAKDTAHTRAERNILESVKHPFIVELAYAFQTGGKLYLILECLSGGELFTHLEREGIFLEDTACFYLAEITLALGHLHSQGIIYRDLKPENIMLNSQGHIKLTDFGLCKESIHEGAITHTFCGTIEYMAPEILVRIGHNRAVDWWSLGALMYDMLTGSPPFTAENRKKTMDKIIKGKLVLPPYLTPDARDLAKKFLKRNPTHRIGGGPGDAADVQRHPFFRHINWDDLLAHRVDPPFRPSLQSEEDVSQFDVRFTRQTPVDSPDDTALSESANQAFLGFTYVAPSVLDSIKEGFSFQPKLRSPRRLNSSPRTPISPLKFSPFEGFRPSPGPPEPMEPSLPPLLPPPSSPPPTSTAPLPIRPPSGTKKSKKGRGRPGR from the exons ATGGCGGCCGTGTTTGATTTAGACTTGGAGACCGAGGAAGGAAGTGAGGGCGAGGGCGAGCCGGAGTTCAACCCTGCG GACGTGTGTCCCCTTGGCGAGTTAAGAGCTGCTGGCCTGGA GACAGTGGGACACTATGAGGAGGTGGAACTGACAGAGAGCAGCGTCAACCTGGGTCCTGAGCGCATCGGACCCCACTGCTTTGAGCTACTGAGTGTGCTGGGCAAGGGGGGTTATGGCAAG GTGTTCCAGGTGAGAAAAGTGCAAGGCACCAACTTGGGCAAAATATATGCCATGAAAGTCTTGAGAAAG GCCAAGATTGTATGCAGTGCCAAGGACACAGCACATACCCGGGCTGAGCGGAACATTCTAGAATCGGTGAAGCACCCCTTCATTGTAGAACTGGCCTATGCTTTCCAGACAGGTGGCAAACTCTACCTCATCCTGGAGTGCCTCAGTG GTGGTGAGCTCTTCACACATCTTGAGCGAGAAGGCATCTTCCTGGAAGACACAGCCTG CTTCTACCTGGCAGAGATCACACTAGCCCTGGGCCATCTCCATTCCCAAGGCATCATCTACCGGGATCTCAAGCCCGAGAACATCATGCTCAACAGCCAGG GCCACATCAAACTGACAGACTTTGGACTCTGCAAAGAGTCCATTCATGAGGGTGCTATCACTCACACCTTCTGTGGCACCATTGAGTACAT GGCCCCAGAGATCCTAGTGCGCATTGGTCACAACCGGGCAGTGGACTGGTGGAGCCTGGGAGCCCTGATGTACGACATGCTCACTGGATCG CCGCCCTTCACCGCAGAGAACCGGAAGAAAACTATGGATAAAATCATTAAAGGGAAGCTGGTGCTGCCCCCCTACCTCACCCCGGATGCCCGGGACCTTGCCAAAAAG TTTCTGAAGCGGAATCCCACTCATCGAATTGGGGGTGGCCCAGGAGATGCTGCTGATGTGCAG AGGCACCCGTTTTTCCGGCACATCAATTGGGATGACCTCTTGGCCCATCGTGTAGACCCTCCCTTCAGACCGAGTCTG CAATCAGAAGAGGACGTGAGCCAGTTTGATGTGCGATTCACACGGCAGACGCCAGTAGATAGTCCAGATGACACAGCCCTCAGTGAGAGTGCCAACCAAGCCTTCCTG GGCTTCACGTATGTGGCACCTTCTGTACTGGACAGCATCAAagagggcttctccttccagccTAAGCTGCGCTCCCCCAGACGCCTTAACAGCAGTCCCCGCACCCCTATCAG CCCCCTCAAGTTCTCTCCCTTTGAGGGGTTCCGGCCCAGTCCTGGCCCACCAGagcccatggagccatctctacCTCCACTcctgccaccaccatcatcaccaccacccacaagTACTGCCCCACTTCCCATCCGTCCCCCCTCAGGAACCAAGAAGTCCAAGAAGGGACGGGGCCGCCCTGGGCGCTAG
- the Carns1 gene encoding carnosine synthase 1 isoform X1: MDAAEQLRSQDASLFHRSGCPGAEVTLCILGSPSTFLSLLLEGGVQSPGNMLLCLSPAWLMKVASAGQEGEADLLVSKAVSFYPGGLTFLDDFAPPRHATYFLAGLGPESGHGKEAAELARHLTCPTGGSSELARLLEDRLLMRWLLSQQSGVAVPATLAFTYRPPGLLRGGDTGPGLRLVELSGKEGQETLVKEEVEAFVHSKALGDASQVAVRLSGWRWRGQQVLPLHLREEPSTVVNTVLGLLEKLEEEESVLVEVMCPPVRLPLPGSPAPGPELAVRICAVVCRIQGDRPLLSKVVCGVGRGDQPVRHHYTLPRSLGVALAQCGLEEEAQVALLEQGIKEAAEAALAAVLALEAGLSVEQRGGRQVHTDFLGVDFVLTVVGRTLTPVVLKLNSGLCLEACGALEGLWAMPRLRRSVEEAAAAPLVETMLRRSGRHLMDGKQLLVIGAGGVSKKFVWEAAQDYGLKLHLVESDPNHFASQLVQTFIHFDVTEHRRDEENARLLAELVRARNLKLDGCFSFWDDCLVLTALLCRELGLPCSPPAAMCLAKQKSRTQLHLLRCQGPPWPSTSLHAVACCPLESEADVERAIYQVPLPGVMKLEFGSGAVGVQLVKDGPQCHEHFSRILHDLQGEADHPGIGLGWGNAMLLMEFVEGTEHDVDLVVFGGRLLAAFVSDNGPTRLPGFTETAACMPTGLAPEQEAQMVQAAFRCCLGCGLLDGVFNVELKMTGAGPRLIEINPRMGGFYLRDWILELYGVDLLLASAMVACGLQPALPAHPRARGYLVGIMCLVSQHLQLLSSPGSREILQALHDQGQLRLNLLEEALIPGQYEEPYCNVACAGASPAEARHRLLGICQGLGIDRPNYPVAHFLSHFK, from the exons ATGGATGCAGCTGAGCAGTTGCGATCCCAAGATGCCTCCTTGTTTCATAGATCAG GCTGCCCTGGGGCAGAGGTGACCTTGTGCATTCTGGGTTCCCCCagcaccttcctgtctctgttgctGGAGGGCGGGGTCCAGAGCCCTG GAAACATGCTCCTTTGCCTGTCCCCTGCCTGGCTGATGAAGGTGGCTTCTGCAGGCCAAGAGGGTGAGGCAGACCTGTTGGTCTCCAAGGCTGTGAGCTTCTATCCAGGAGGCCTGACATTCCTGGATGATTTTGCTCCCCCTCGCCATGCCACCTACTTCCTGGCAGGCCTAGGGCCAGAATCTGGCCACGGCAAGGAGGCGGCAGAACTGGCCAGGCATCTCACTTGCCCCACTGGAGGCTCGTCGGAGCTGGCACGGCTGCTGGAGGACCGGCTGCTGATGAGGTGGTTGCTGTCCCAGCAGAGTGGTGTAGCTGTGCCAGCTACCCTGGCTTTCACTTATAGGCCTCCAGGGCTGCTTCGGGGAGGGGATACCGGCCCTGGACTACGGCTGGTGGAGCTCAGTGGGAAGGAGGGCCAGGAAACACTGGTGAAAGAGGAAGTAGAGGCCTTTGTGCACTCCAAGGCCTTGGGTGATGCTTCACAG GTGGCTGTGAGGCTCAGTGGCTGGCGCTGGCGGGGACAGCAGGTATTGCCTCTGCACCTGCGGGAAGAGCCATCCACAGTGGTGaacacagtgctgggattgctggagaagctggaggaggaggagagtgtcCTTGTGGAGGTCATGTGCCCACCTGTCCGGCTGCCCTTACCAG GGAGTCCTGCACCTGGCCCTGAGCTGGCTGTGCGTATCTGTGCAGTGGTGTGTCGGATTCAGGGTGATAGGCCCCTACTGAGTAAG GTGGTGTGTGGCGTGGGCCGAGGGGATCAACCTGTGCGGCACCACTATACCCTGCCGAGGTCACTGGGGGTGGCGCTGGCCCAGTGTGGCCTGGAAGAAGAGGCGCAGGTGGCGCTACTGGAGCAGGGCATCAAAGAAGCAGCTGAGGCCGCGTTGGCCGCAGTGCTGGCCCTGGAGGCCGGACTGAGTGTGGAGCAGCGTGGTGGACGCCAAGTGCACACTGACTTCCTCG GCGTGGACTTCGTTCTCACAGTGGTCGGACGCACGCTGACTCCCGTGGTCCTTAAGCTGAATAGTGGCCTGTGCCTAGAGGCATGCGGCGCGCTCGAGGGACTGTGGGCCATGCCACGCCTGAGACGCTCAGTTGAGGAGGCAGCAGCCGCACCGCTGGTGGAGACAATGCTGCGGCGCTCAGGGCGCCACCTCATGGACGGAAAGCAGCTGCTGGTGATCGGCGCCGGCGGCGTCAGCAAGAAGTTCGTGTGGGAGGCGGCGCAGGACTACGGACTGAAG CTGCACCTGGTGGAATCAGACCCCAACCACTTTGCATCCCAGCTGGTCCAGACCTTCATCCACTTTGATGTGACTGAGCACCGGAGGGATGAGGAGAATGCTCGGCTGCTGGCTGAGCTGGTACGGGCACGGAACCTGAAGCTAGATGGCTGTTTCTCCTTCTGGGATGACTGCTTGGTGCTTACTGCTCTCCTCTGTCGTGAGCTGGGTCTGCCCTGCAGCCCCCCAGCTGCCATGTGCTTGGCAAAGCAGAAGAGCCGCACCCAACTGCATCTGTTGCGATGCCAGGGCCCACCCTGGCCTTCGACTTCCCTCCATGCCGTGGCCTGCTGCCCACTGGAGAGCGAGGCTGACGTGGAGAGAGCCATTTACCAGGTACCTCTCCCTGGTGTGATGAAACTGGAATTTGGGTCAGGAGCCGTAGGCGTGCAGCTGGTGAAGGATGGGCCGCAGTGCCATGAGCACTTTTCCCGGATCCTCCATGACTTGCAGGGTGAGGCTGACCACCCAGGCATTGGACTGGGCTGGGGCAATGCTATGTTACTGATGGAGTTTGTGGAGGGCACAGAGCATGATGTGGACCTGGTGGTGTTTGGTGGACGGCTGCTGGCTGCTTTTGTCTCTGATAATGGCCCCACAAGGCTGCCTGGCTTCACAGAGACTGCAGCCTGCATGCCCACTGGGCTAGCACCAGAGCAGGAGGCCCAGATGGTGCAGGCAGCTTTTCGCTGCTGCCTGGGCTGTGGGCTGCTGGATGGGGTTTTCAATGTGGAGCTCAAGATGACTGGGGCCGGGCCGAGGCTCATTGAGATCAACCCTCGAATGGGAGGTTTCTACCTTCGAGACTGGATCCTGGAACTCTATGGTGTGGATTTGCTTTTGGCTTCTGCAATGGTGGCCTGTGGCCTGCAACCTGCCTTGCCTGCCCACCCTCGTGCCCGTGGCTACCTAGTGGGCATCATGTGCCTGGTGTCCCAGCACCTACAGCTGCTGAGTTCTCCTGGCAGTCGAGAGATTCTACAAGCTCTCCATGACCAGGGTCAATTACGACTCAACCTGCTGGAGGAGGCCCTGATACCTGGCCAGTATGAGGAGCCCTATTGCAATGTGGCTTGTGCTGGAGCCAGCCCTGCTGAGGCCCGTCACCGCCTGCTAGGCATCTGTCAGGGCTTGGGCATTGACAGGCCCAACTACCCAGTTGCCCATTTCCTGTCTCATTTCAAATAG
- the Coro1b gene encoding coronin-1B, translating into MSFRKVVRQSKFRHVFGQPVKNDQCYEDIRVSRVTWDSTFCAVNPKFLAVIVEASGGGAFMVLPLNKTGRIDKAYPTVCGHTGPVLDIDWCPHNDEVIASGSEDCTVMVWQIPENGLTSPLTEPVVVLEGHTKRVGIITWHPTARNVLLSAGCDNVVLIWNVGTAEELYRLDSLHPDLIYNVSWNHNGSLFCTACKDKSVRIIDPRRGTLVAEREKAHEGARPMRAIFLADGKVFTTGFSRMSERQLALWDPENFEEPMALQELDSSNGALLPFYDPDTSVVYVCGKGDSSIRYFEITDEPPYIHFLNTFTSKEPQRGMGSMPKRGLEVSKCEIARFYKLHERKCEPIVMTVPRKSDLFQDDLYPDTAGPEAALEAEDWVSGQDADPILISLREAYVPSKQRDLKVSRRNVLSDSKPASYSRSGVSTATAITDIPSGNLAGSGEAGKLEEVMQELRALRVLVKEQGERISRLEEHLGRMENGDT; encoded by the exons ATGTCCTTCCGAAAAGTTGTGCGGCAGAGCAAATTCCGGCATGTATTTGGTCAGCCAGTCAAGAATGACCAGTGCTATGAGGACATTCGAGTGTCCCGAGTTACCTGGGACAGTACCTTCTGCGCAGTCAACCCCAAGTTCCTGGCAGTGATTGTGGAAGCCAGTGGTGGGGGTGCCTTTATGGTGCTCCCTCTAAACAAG ACAGGCCGCATTGACAAGGCCTACCCAACAGTGTGTGGGCACACGGGACCTGTTCTGGACATTGACTGGTGCCCCCACAATGACGAAGTCATTGCCAGTGGATCAGAGGACTGCACTGTCATG GTGTGGCAGATTCCAGAGAATGGGCTGACCTCCCCTCTGACAGAGCCAGTAGTGGTGCTTGAGGGGCATACCAAGCGTGTGGGCATCATCACCTGGCACCCCACAGCCCGAAATGTGCTTCTCAGTGCAG GTTGTGACAATGTGGTGCTTATCTGGAATGTGGGCACTGCAGAGGAGCTGTACCGCCTAGACAGCTTGCACCCTGACCTCATCTACAACGTGAGCTGGAACCACAACGGCAGCCTCTTTTGCACAGCTTGCAAGGACAAGAGTGTCCGAATCATCGATCCCAGGCGGGGCACCCTGGTGGCA GAACGGGAGAAGGCTCACGAGGGGGCTCGGCCCATGCGGGCCATCTTTCTGGCTGATGGGAAGGTGTTCACCACTGGTTTCAGCCGCATGAGTGAACGGCAACTGGCACTCTGGGACCCA GAAAACTTTGAGGAGCCCATGGCCCTGCAGGAGCTGGATTCAAGCAATGGGGCTCTACTGCCTTTCTATGACCCGGACACCAGTGTGGTCTACGTCTGTGGCAAG GGTGATTCCAGCATCCGGTACTTTGAGATCACAGATGAACCTCCCTACATCCACTTCCTGAATACCTTTACCAGTAAAGAACCCCAGAGGGGTATGGGCAGCATGCCTAAGAGGGGCTTGGAGGTCAGCAAGTGTGAAATTGCCAG gTTCTACAAACTGCATGAACGCAAGTGTGAGCCCATAGTAATGACTGTGCCAAGAAAG TCTGACCTCTTCCAGGATGATCTGTACCCTGACACAGCCGGACCCGAGGCTGCTCTTGAGGCAGAGGATTGGGTGAGTGGTCAAGATGCTGATCCAATCCTCATCTCACTACGGGAAGCCTATGTGCCCAGTAAACAACGGGACCTGAAGGTCAGCCGGCGCAACGTGCTATCGGACAGCAAGCCTGCCAGTTACAGCCGCTCCGGAGTCTCCACAGCTACTGCAATTACTGACATTCCCAGTGGCAACCTTGCTGGGTCTGGT GAAGCTGGGAAGCTGGAAGAGGTGATGCAGGAGCTTCGGGCGCTTCGGGTGCTGGTCAAGGAACAAGGGGAGCGTATCAGCCGCCTGGAGGAGCATCTGGGCCGCATGGAGAATGGGGATACATAG
- the Carns1 gene encoding carnosine synthase 1 isoform X2: MLLCLSPAWLMKVASAGQEGEADLLVSKAVSFYPGGLTFLDDFAPPRHATYFLAGLGPESGHGKEAAELARHLTCPTGGSSELARLLEDRLLMRWLLSQQSGVAVPATLAFTYRPPGLLRGGDTGPGLRLVELSGKEGQETLVKEEVEAFVHSKALGDASQVAVRLSGWRWRGQQVLPLHLREEPSTVVNTVLGLLEKLEEEESVLVEVMCPPVRLPLPGSPAPGPELAVRICAVVCRIQGDRPLLSKVVCGVGRGDQPVRHHYTLPRSLGVALAQCGLEEEAQVALLEQGIKEAAEAALAAVLALEAGLSVEQRGGRQVHTDFLGVDFVLTVVGRTLTPVVLKLNSGLCLEACGALEGLWAMPRLRRSVEEAAAAPLVETMLRRSGRHLMDGKQLLVIGAGGVSKKFVWEAAQDYGLKLHLVESDPNHFASQLVQTFIHFDVTEHRRDEENARLLAELVRARNLKLDGCFSFWDDCLVLTALLCRELGLPCSPPAAMCLAKQKSRTQLHLLRCQGPPWPSTSLHAVACCPLESEADVERAIYQVPLPGVMKLEFGSGAVGVQLVKDGPQCHEHFSRILHDLQGEADHPGIGLGWGNAMLLMEFVEGTEHDVDLVVFGGRLLAAFVSDNGPTRLPGFTETAACMPTGLAPEQEAQMVQAAFRCCLGCGLLDGVFNVELKMTGAGPRLIEINPRMGGFYLRDWILELYGVDLLLASAMVACGLQPALPAHPRARGYLVGIMCLVSQHLQLLSSPGSREILQALHDQGQLRLNLLEEALIPGQYEEPYCNVACAGASPAEARHRLLGICQGLGIDRPNYPVAHFLSHFK; the protein is encoded by the exons ATGCTCCTTTGCCTGTCCCCTGCCTGGCTGATGAAGGTGGCTTCTGCAGGCCAAGAGGGTGAGGCAGACCTGTTGGTCTCCAAGGCTGTGAGCTTCTATCCAGGAGGCCTGACATTCCTGGATGATTTTGCTCCCCCTCGCCATGCCACCTACTTCCTGGCAGGCCTAGGGCCAGAATCTGGCCACGGCAAGGAGGCGGCAGAACTGGCCAGGCATCTCACTTGCCCCACTGGAGGCTCGTCGGAGCTGGCACGGCTGCTGGAGGACCGGCTGCTGATGAGGTGGTTGCTGTCCCAGCAGAGTGGTGTAGCTGTGCCAGCTACCCTGGCTTTCACTTATAGGCCTCCAGGGCTGCTTCGGGGAGGGGATACCGGCCCTGGACTACGGCTGGTGGAGCTCAGTGGGAAGGAGGGCCAGGAAACACTGGTGAAAGAGGAAGTAGAGGCCTTTGTGCACTCCAAGGCCTTGGGTGATGCTTCACAG GTGGCTGTGAGGCTCAGTGGCTGGCGCTGGCGGGGACAGCAGGTATTGCCTCTGCACCTGCGGGAAGAGCCATCCACAGTGGTGaacacagtgctgggattgctggagaagctggaggaggaggagagtgtcCTTGTGGAGGTCATGTGCCCACCTGTCCGGCTGCCCTTACCAG GGAGTCCTGCACCTGGCCCTGAGCTGGCTGTGCGTATCTGTGCAGTGGTGTGTCGGATTCAGGGTGATAGGCCCCTACTGAGTAAG GTGGTGTGTGGCGTGGGCCGAGGGGATCAACCTGTGCGGCACCACTATACCCTGCCGAGGTCACTGGGGGTGGCGCTGGCCCAGTGTGGCCTGGAAGAAGAGGCGCAGGTGGCGCTACTGGAGCAGGGCATCAAAGAAGCAGCTGAGGCCGCGTTGGCCGCAGTGCTGGCCCTGGAGGCCGGACTGAGTGTGGAGCAGCGTGGTGGACGCCAAGTGCACACTGACTTCCTCG GCGTGGACTTCGTTCTCACAGTGGTCGGACGCACGCTGACTCCCGTGGTCCTTAAGCTGAATAGTGGCCTGTGCCTAGAGGCATGCGGCGCGCTCGAGGGACTGTGGGCCATGCCACGCCTGAGACGCTCAGTTGAGGAGGCAGCAGCCGCACCGCTGGTGGAGACAATGCTGCGGCGCTCAGGGCGCCACCTCATGGACGGAAAGCAGCTGCTGGTGATCGGCGCCGGCGGCGTCAGCAAGAAGTTCGTGTGGGAGGCGGCGCAGGACTACGGACTGAAG CTGCACCTGGTGGAATCAGACCCCAACCACTTTGCATCCCAGCTGGTCCAGACCTTCATCCACTTTGATGTGACTGAGCACCGGAGGGATGAGGAGAATGCTCGGCTGCTGGCTGAGCTGGTACGGGCACGGAACCTGAAGCTAGATGGCTGTTTCTCCTTCTGGGATGACTGCTTGGTGCTTACTGCTCTCCTCTGTCGTGAGCTGGGTCTGCCCTGCAGCCCCCCAGCTGCCATGTGCTTGGCAAAGCAGAAGAGCCGCACCCAACTGCATCTGTTGCGATGCCAGGGCCCACCCTGGCCTTCGACTTCCCTCCATGCCGTGGCCTGCTGCCCACTGGAGAGCGAGGCTGACGTGGAGAGAGCCATTTACCAGGTACCTCTCCCTGGTGTGATGAAACTGGAATTTGGGTCAGGAGCCGTAGGCGTGCAGCTGGTGAAGGATGGGCCGCAGTGCCATGAGCACTTTTCCCGGATCCTCCATGACTTGCAGGGTGAGGCTGACCACCCAGGCATTGGACTGGGCTGGGGCAATGCTATGTTACTGATGGAGTTTGTGGAGGGCACAGAGCATGATGTGGACCTGGTGGTGTTTGGTGGACGGCTGCTGGCTGCTTTTGTCTCTGATAATGGCCCCACAAGGCTGCCTGGCTTCACAGAGACTGCAGCCTGCATGCCCACTGGGCTAGCACCAGAGCAGGAGGCCCAGATGGTGCAGGCAGCTTTTCGCTGCTGCCTGGGCTGTGGGCTGCTGGATGGGGTTTTCAATGTGGAGCTCAAGATGACTGGGGCCGGGCCGAGGCTCATTGAGATCAACCCTCGAATGGGAGGTTTCTACCTTCGAGACTGGATCCTGGAACTCTATGGTGTGGATTTGCTTTTGGCTTCTGCAATGGTGGCCTGTGGCCTGCAACCTGCCTTGCCTGCCCACCCTCGTGCCCGTGGCTACCTAGTGGGCATCATGTGCCTGGTGTCCCAGCACCTACAGCTGCTGAGTTCTCCTGGCAGTCGAGAGATTCTACAAGCTCTCCATGACCAGGGTCAATTACGACTCAACCTGCTGGAGGAGGCCCTGATACCTGGCCAGTATGAGGAGCCCTATTGCAATGTGGCTTGTGCTGGAGCCAGCCCTGCTGAGGCCCGTCACCGCCTGCTAGGCATCTGTCAGGGCTTGGGCATTGACAGGCCCAACTACCCAGTTGCCCATTTCCTGTCTCATTTCAAATAG
- the Ptprcap gene encoding protein tyrosine phosphatase receptor type C-associated protein translates to MALPGTLGFGVLLALPGALASGSGPEDGAGSNVVTIVLLLLLLLLLVTGLALAWRRLSHASGGYYHPARLGAMLWGRTCRLLWASPAGRWLRARTELGSPEEPEPQEDEQDAEDFMMDGGPEGADAKEEEQRCEAQQTPDVHDTDSEGGLGLSSQGPVGSGSSAEALLSDLHAFSGSAAWDDSAGRAGGQGLRVTAL, encoded by the exons ATG GCTCTGCCTGGTACCCTCGGATTTGGGGTGCTGCTGGCCCTGCCAGGAGCACTGGCCTCCGGGTCAGGCCCAGAGGATGGTGCGGGCTCCAATGTGGTCACCATCGTCCTGCTGCTCTTGCTCCTACTGCTGCTGGTCACTGGCCTAGCCTTGGCTTGGCGTCGCCTCAGCCATGCCTCAGGGGGGTACTACCACCCAGCTCGCCTGGGTGCCATGTTGTGGGGCCGCACCTGCCGCCTGCTCTGGGCCAGCCCTGCAGGCCGCTGGCTTCGAGCTCGCACTGAGCTGGGATCCCCAGAAGAACCAGAGCCGCAGGAGGATGAACAGGATGCAGAAGATTTCATGATGGATGGTGGCCCCGAGGGAGCTGATGCCAAGGAAGAGGAGCAGCGATGTGAAGCACAGCAGACCCCAGATGTACATGACACAGACAGTGAGGGGGGCCTGGGCCTCAGCTCTCAGGGTCCTGTGGGCTCAGGCAGCAGTGCTGAGGCCCTTCTGAGTGACCTGCATGCCTTTTCAGGCAGTGCTGCCTGGGATGACAGTGCTGGGAGAGCCGGGGGCCAGGGCCTCCGTGTGACCGCACTGTAG
- the Gpr152 gene encoding probable G-protein coupled receptor 152, with product MDTAMEANLGAAGHGPRTELSDEDYYPQGSWDTVFLVALLLLGLPANGLMAWLAGSQARHGAGTRLALLLLSLALSDFLFLAAATFQILEIQHGGHWPLGTAACRFYYFLWGVSYSSGLFLLTALSLDRCLLALCPRWYPGHRPARLPLWVCAGVWVLATLFSVPWLVFPEAAVWWYDLVICLDFWDTEELPLRMLEILGGFLPFLLLLVCHVLTQATACKTCCGHQPRRMACQGFARVAKTILSAYVVLRLPYQLAQLFYLAFLWDVYPGYLLWEALVYSDYLILLNSCLSPFLCLAASADLRALLRTVFSSFAAAVCEERPGNFTPVESQTQVTSEGLTLPGPTVEGLSRLDPVVQPQGNPSVQQQSDSVVQSEVSSSVQPQSDSVVQPEVDSLIQPPMDTVVQLEVNPLTQPQLDPTAQPQVNPSAQPQSNYVIQPQVDSLTQSQLDPVAQSQSSIEAQAPACGAESASNPGEENSPSPSPDPTPGVPENVDRPAVPQEESPNNVPPKEAPSAGPT from the coding sequence ATGGACACTGCTATGGAAGCCAACCTGGGTGCTGCTGGCCACGGTCCCCGCACAGAGCTCAGTGATGAGGACTACTACCCTCAGGGCAGCTGGGACACAGTCTTTCTGGTGGCCTTGCTGCTCCTGGGACTGCCAGCCAATGGGCTGATGGCATGGCTGGCTGGCTCACAGGCCCGGCACGGGGCTGGCACCAGATTGGCCTTGCTCCTGCTCAGCCTGGCCCTCTCTGACTTCTTATTCCTGGCAGCAGCGACTTTTCAAATCCTGGAAATCCAGCATGGAGGGCACTGGCCGCTGGGCACTGCCGCCTGCCGCTTCTACTACTTCCTGTGGGGTGTGTCCTATTCCTCCGGCCTCTTCCTATTGACAGCCCTCAGCCTGGACCGCTGCTTGCTGGCGCTGTGCCCACGATGGTACCCGGGGCATCGTCCAGCCCGCCTGCCCCTCTGGGTGTGCGCTGGGGTGTGGGTGCTGGCTACACTCTTCAGTGTGCCCTGGTTGGTCTTCCCTGAGGCTGCTGTCTGGTGGTATGACCTAGTCATCTGCCTGGACTTCTGGGACACTGAGGAGCTGCCTCTGCGGATGCTTGAGATCTTGGGGGGCTTTCTGCCCTTCCTCTTGCTGCTGGTCTGCCATGTTCTCACCCAAGCCACTGCTTGCAAGACCTGTTGTGGGCACCAACCTAGGCGCATGGCCTGCCAGGGCTTTGCCCGTGTGGCCAAGACCATTTTGTCAGCCTATGTGGTCCTGAGGCTACCCTACCAGCTGGCACAGTTGTTCTATCTGGCTTTCTTATGGGATGTCTACCCTGGCTACCTGCTCTGGGAAGCCCTGGTCTATTCTGACTACCTGATCCTGCTTAACAGCTGCCTGAGCCCCTTCCTATGCCTGGCGGCCAGTGCTGACCTCCGGGCCCTGCTACGCACTGTGTTCTCCTCCTTTGCAGCTGCTGTCTGTGAGGAACGACCTGGAAACTTCACACCTGTAGAGTCACAGACCCAGGTGACCTCTGAGGGCTTGACTCTGCCAGGACCAACAGTTGAAGGCCTGTCAAGGTTGGATCCTGTGGTCCAGCCTCAGGGGAATCCCTCTGTCCAGCAACAGTCAGATTCTGTGGTCCAGTCTGAGGTGAGCTCCTCAGTCCAGCCACAGTCAGATTCTGTGGTCCAGCCTGAGGTGGACTCCCTGATCCAGCCACCAATGGACACTGTGGTTCAACTTGAGGTGAACCCTTTGACCCAGCCACAGTTGGATCCCACAGCTCAACCTCAAGTAAACCCTTCAGCCCAACCACAATCAAATTATGTGATCCAACCGCAAGTGGACTCTCTGACCCAGTCACAACTGGATCCTGTGGCCCAGTCACAGTCAAGCATAGAGGCCCAGGCTCCTGCCTGTGGGGCTGAGTCAGCCTCTAACCCTGGTGAGGAAAATTCCCCTAGTCCATCCCCAGATCCCACTCCTGGGGTCCCTGAGAATGTAGACAGACCAGCTGTTCCCCAGGAAGAAAGTCCTAACAATGTTCCCCCAAAAGAAGCCCCCAGTGCAGGACCTACTTGA